GCGATTATCTGTCATGGTTTCGACCATCACCGCCGTTCCACCAGGTCCATAGCCTTCATAAATAATAGTTTCTAGTTGCTGACCATCTATCTCTCCGGCACCGCGTTTTATGGCACGTTCAACGGTATCGCGAGTCATATTATTGGATAAGGCTTTATCAACTGCAGCACGTAATCTAGGATTGGCATCAACATCTGAACCGCCTTCGCGGGCCGCTACGGTCAGTTCACGAATGAATTTGGTGAATAACTTGCCGCGTTTAGCATCTTGTGCTGCTTTGCGGTGTTTAATATTGGCCCATTTACTGTGTCCAGCCATTGTATCTCCTTACTATTCAATAGGACGTACCAAGTAAACTCGTCTACTTGTAAAAAACGTACCGAGGCAAAAGCCTCGGTATGTAGTCCCCTGTTAAGGGCGAGCAAATGGCTAACGTTAGCGCTTTACTCTTCTGTTTTAACCTTTTCAACCACGGCGATGCCTAACTCAGCGAGTTGCACTGGGTTAGCAAATCCTGGAGCATTGGTTAACGGACATGCAGCGGTAGTCGTTTTCGGGAAAGCCATCACGTCGCGAATGGAGCTGGCGCCGGTCATTAACATAATAATACGGTCTAAACCGAATGCTAAACCAGCATGTGGCGGAGTACCATAACGCAATGCTTCAAGTAAGAAACCGAACTTTTCTTTGGCTTCTTCAGCTTCAATACCTAAAATATTAAATACTGTGCTTTGCATTTCAGCATTGTGAATACGAACTGAACCACCACCTAACTCACAGCCATTTAACACCATATCATAGGCATCTGAAATTGCTGCAGCAGGATCTGCAGCCAACTGTTCAGCACTCATACCACGAGGAGCTGTAAAAAGGATGATGAACAGCGTGGAACCCGCCGTTAATTTTTTCAAACATAGGGAAGTCAACAACCCACATTGGACGCCATTGACCTTCAAGCAGCTTAAAGTCTTCACCTGCTTTTAAGCGCAATGCTCCCATAGCCTCGGCAACAACATTGGCTTTATCGGCACCAAACAGAATGATATCGCCTGTTTGTGCATTAGTACGACTGATAATATCGTTAACTATCGATTCAGTTAAGAACTTAAGTACAGGAGATTGAATACCTTCAATACCTGCAGCTAAGTCATTTATCTTCATCCACGCTAAGCCTTTCGCGCCATAAATTGCCGCATACTTGGTATAATCGTCAATTTGCTTGCGTGATAATGATGCGCCGGTCGGAATACGTAATGCGGCTACGCGGCCTTCCACATCGTTTGCTGGGCCATTAAATACCGCAAACTCGACATCTTTAACTAAATCAGCAATATCAACTAATTCAAGTGGATTACGTAAATCGGGTTTATCAGAACCATAACGCTTCATGGCTTCGGCGTAAGTCATACGGAAAATCGCCTAAATCAACATTCAATAAATCGTGAAATAAACCGCGCATCATTTGCTCAGTTTTTTCCATGACTTGTTCAGCAGACATGAAAGATGTTTCGATATCGATTTGGGTAAATTCAGGTTGGCGATCGGCACGTAAATCTTCATCGCGGAAACATTTAACGATTTGATAATAACGGTCAAAACCTGACATCATTAACAACTGTTTGAACAGCTGTGGGGATTGAGGTAACGCAAAAAATTGACCTTTATACGTTCGGCTTGGGACTAGATAGTCACGTGCACCTTCTGGGGTCGCTTTAGTTAAAATCGGCGTTTCGATGTCTCTAAAAAACCATTGGTGTCTAAGAAGCGACGAACAGAACTGGTGACCTTAGCGCGGAAGATAAGACGCTCGGCCATTTCTGGACGACGTAAATCTAAATAACGGTATTTTAAGCGTTGTTCTTCACTGTTATTTTGATAATTATCCATGCTTAAAGGTAACGGAGCTGATGCATTAATCACTGTCAGTTGCGTACCTAAAATCTCAATCGCACCGGTTTTCATTTGTGAATTGACTTGGCTTTCTGGACGAGCGCGCACAACACCTTTAATTTGAACACAAAACTCACTGCGCAATGTGCTGGCTATATCAAAAACGTCTTTTAGATCTGGGTCAAAAACAACTTGAACTAGCCCTTCTCTATCGCGTAAGTCTAAAAACACAACTCCGCCTAAATCGCGACTACGGTTTACCCAACCGACTAAAGTAACTTCTTGACCTAGATGAGACGGATTAATGTCTCCACAATAATGACTGCGCATTGAACTCTATCCTTTATCCACAAAGCGGTATTTTGGAAATCGAAAATGATAAAAACGGCATTATATACCGTGACTCAAACTTATGCATTGAAGTATCAATCAGATTAAGGCAATTAACCAGACCTATAGCGAATAAACTGGATTGACTGACTGAAAAACCATCAATCAAAACTAGCTCATTTTATATTGATGGCCACCTACTTTTTTAGCCTGATACATGAGCTGATCTGATTTTTTCAATAATGAGGCAGCGTTATCAGAATCATCAGGAAATATGGCGATACCGATACTGGCAGAAATAGTAATACTGACATCACCGATTAGCAGCGGTTTTTTTAACGTGCTGAGTATGTTTTCCGCAACTTGACGGGCATCTTCTTTGGTTTCAATCTGATTTAATAGCATCACAAATTCATCTGCTACAAACCGCGTTACAGTATCAGAATCTTTCAAATGGCGAGTCAGTAGCACCGCAATACGTTGCAGTAACTTGTCACCAACATGATAGCCATGTTTATCATTTATGACTTTAAAGCCATCCAAATTGATAGACAACAATGCAAATTTTAATTTATCTCGCTGATGAACTAGGCTTGTTTGCGCTAATTTATCTTCGAAAATATATCGGTTAGGCAAAGCCGTTATGTTGTCATGACTGGCCATAAACCTTAGGTCTTCTTCTACTTTAGCGCGCTTTTGAATTTCAATATTTAAGCGTCTACTTGACACGAGTATAACAATGGCAACTAGGGTGATAATAGACAGAACAATCACCAAATATTTAAACCAAGGTTGATACTGTACTGTGTCACTGTTGAGATCTAACGATACCCATTTTTGGTACATATTTTGTTGTTCGGTTTCATCAATAGTGGCAAGAACCCTATCAATTAAAGGCACCAAATTTTTAACCCCTGGAAATAAACCAATGTGGCTATGTTGCTCGGTAAGCTCAGCTAATAACGACATTTTCAAACTGGGATATTGGCCGCTTTTTAAGGTTGTCGCTAATGATGCCACCTGCTCAATAAACATATCCGCCGACCCATTAAGCACGGCTGCCATTCCCTGTTTAGTATCTGCAACAAACACTAATGTTATTCCCGGATATTGCTGACGCAACTGATCGACAATCTGATACCCCTCGACAACCGCTAAGCGTTTTCCGGTTACTTGTGAAATATTAAAAATGGGAGGTTGAGTTAAAGAAGTGACTATCGCCCAAGGAGATGGCCAATAGACTAATGAAAATGCCAGTTTACTTGCACGTTCAGGGGTTTTGGCCATACTGGCAACAAGATGAATATCGCCTTTAATAAGATCATCTATCATTTGGCGAAAATCATCGTAAGGCACAGGGATAATCGTTAAATTAAGTTGTTTGACTAATAAATTTTTAATGTCCGCATTAATCCCTAAAAATTCACCATTTCTCCCTTGAAATTCCATCGGCGCCCAGTTTTTTAGGTAACCCATTTTAATGGCTCCTAAGCTACTGATATATTGCTTTTGCTGGGTCGTCAATTTAATGTTATGGGCAGAATTGGCAAAAAAACGATCATCGGGATTAATTAACCACTTACGCTCTATTTGCATTTGTTCTTCGACAGAAATTAGATTAAAACCGGCTTGAATTCGGTCTGCTAGACCGCTGTCATCAATCCGGGTTAAGACATACATATCGGTGGAAAATTCGATATCCGTATATTGTCGAAATTCTGCCCACAGTTTATTTGCCAGCAAGTAATGCGATGCCATCGCTGCAGAAGACACAAAACCACTGATCTCTTTATTCTGAGCCGCTTTTACCATGCTGTCTAATGAATCATAAAAACGTAACTGAGCTTTGGGAAACGCTTTTTTCATCTCACTAATATAAGGTGCCGTTGGAAATACACCGATTCGCATCGCAATATCTTCAATGTTATTGATGCTTAAGTTAGCACTAAAAAAACGACTTTTGACTGAAATAATATGCCAAGCTTGTTTCAAACCTGTGCGCATATCTTTGCTTTCAGGATAACCAATATGGACATCAGCAACACCACGTTTAACGTCATCAATGCTACTGTTCATGTCACCAGCCACAAAATCAACATTAATACCGGTTTTTTCTGACCATAATTTCCATAAATCTACCAACATGCCATG
The Shewanella vesiculosa DNA segment above includes these coding regions:
- a CDS encoding transporter substrate-binding domain-containing protein, whose amino-acid sequence is MKFIPWIFAIVFALALSPAQAMHSDKVDTSVPLVIVMGEDTYPFEYLNENGTPSGILVDLWREWSVITDTKVQFVSRHWQQSLDQLEQRQADIHIGMSKNSARLKKFDFAKPFTSVNSYLFVHKSLNSKKQISDLVPYQIGVVTGSSHEATLSALEPKLSFKHYQNREQLLQAAVNGELFVFAGMEGYQRNLTLEQDIAANFYSSSRIPIEKINISPAVAKGDQDLINKINHGFELIPPNVIQQIERRWLGYHRQTSGVIIAMQNGVEPYVDIGTDGLPHGMLVDLWKLWSEKTGINVDFVAGDMNSSIDDVKRGVADVHIGYPESKDMRTGLKQAWHIISVKSRFFSANLSINNIEDIAMRIGVFPTAPYISEMKKAFPKAQLRFYDSLDSMVKAAQNKEISGFVSSAAMASHYLLANKLWAEFRQYTDIEFSTDMYVLTRIDDSGLADRIQAGFNLISVEEQMQIERKWLINPDDRFFANSAHNIKLTTQQKQYISSLGAIKMGYLKNWAPMEFQGRNGEFLGINADIKNLLVKQLNLTIIPVPYDDFRQMIDDLIKGDIHLVASMAKTPERASKLAFSLVYWPSPWAIVTSLTQPPIFNISQVTGKRLAVVEGYQIVDQLRQQYPGITLVFVADTKQGMAAVLNGSADMFIEQVASLATTLKSGQYPSLKMSLLAELTEQHSHIGLFPGVKNLVPLIDRVLATIDETEQQNMYQKWVSLDLNSDTVQYQPWFKYLVIVLSIITLVAIVILVSSRRLNIEIQKRAKVEEDLRFMASHDNITALPNRYIFEDKLAQTSLVHQRDKLKFALLSINLDGFKVINDKHGYHVGDKLLQRIAVLLTRHLKDSDTVTRFVADEFVMLLNQIETKEDARQVAENILSTLKKPLLIGDVSITISASIGIAIFPDDSDNAASLLKKSDQLMYQAKKVGGHQYKMS